Proteins encoded together in one Acidaminococcus timonensis window:
- a CDS encoding LemA family protein, with product MKKVLVTIAVVILLLVGWIFGSYNGLVTANENVSGKWSQVETQLQRRSDLIPNLVNTVKGYSTHEEKVFADVSNARAKLAGAQNVTDAARADGELSSALNRLLAISEAYPQLKANTNFIQLQDELAGTENRLAVARKDYNDAAQAYNAKLKSVPTVFVARLMGFTERSYFKADAQAQSAPQVKF from the coding sequence ATGAAAAAAGTCTTGGTTACCATTGCAGTGGTAATTCTGCTGCTGGTTGGCTGGATCTTTGGATCCTACAATGGGCTGGTCACTGCCAATGAAAATGTCAGTGGCAAATGGAGCCAGGTGGAAACCCAGCTGCAGCGGCGCAGCGATCTGATCCCCAACCTGGTGAATACCGTGAAGGGGTACAGCACCCATGAGGAGAAAGTCTTTGCCGATGTGTCCAATGCCCGGGCCAAACTGGCCGGAGCCCAGAATGTGACCGATGCAGCCCGGGCTGACGGAGAACTGAGCAGCGCCCTGAACCGTCTGCTGGCCATTTCGGAAGCCTATCCCCAATTGAAGGCCAACACCAATTTCATCCAGCTGCAGGATGAACTGGCCGGTACGGAAAACCGGCTGGCGGTGGCCCGGAAGGACTACAACGATGCGGCCCAGGCTTACAATGCCAAATTGAAGAGCGTCCCTACAGTGTTCGTGGCCCGGCTCATGGGATTTACGGAACGGAGCTATTTCAAGGCAGATGCCCAGGCCCAGAGCGCACCCCAGGTGAAGTTCTGA
- a CDS encoding ABC transporter permease — protein MFRECVKMAFEGMVANKVRTFLTMLGIIIGVGAVIAMVSLGLGMQEKVKDNITSMGSNLLIVMSGGRTANGQRIASGSGAKLTYEDAKAIEKNVDGIKYVAPGVQASYQLVAGNQNWNSQVQGITPNVLEIRNYQISEGRMYTQNDMNSRERVCVIGKTVADNLFPDGKAVGQIMRINKAPFIVIGVLATKGQSSMGQDQDDVVFVPLTTAMQRLMGLTYIRNITIQCENENTVSQVQSDVVTLLRTRHKIRTGEDDDFTVRDLTEIIKTAQETTGSITLLLAIIAGISLLVGGIGIMNIMLVSVTERTREIGIRKALGATYHDILLQFLVESMVIGVTGGTTGMILGTVISVIAAKIIGWPVVISIAATIISVLFSVGIGLFFGLYPAKKAALLDPIDALRYE, from the coding sequence TTGTTTAGGGAATGTGTGAAAATGGCCTTCGAAGGCATGGTTGCCAATAAAGTGCGGACGTTCCTGACCATGCTGGGAATCATCATCGGGGTAGGCGCCGTGATCGCCATGGTGTCCCTGGGCCTTGGCATGCAGGAAAAAGTCAAGGACAACATCACCAGCATGGGCAGCAACCTTCTGATCGTCATGAGCGGCGGCCGTACGGCCAATGGACAGCGGATCGCCAGCGGCAGCGGGGCCAAACTGACCTATGAAGATGCCAAGGCCATTGAAAAGAACGTGGACGGCATCAAATACGTGGCTCCCGGCGTGCAGGCCAGCTATCAGCTGGTGGCCGGGAACCAGAACTGGAACTCCCAGGTCCAGGGGATCACCCCCAATGTGCTGGAAATCCGGAACTACCAGATTTCGGAAGGCCGTATGTATACCCAGAATGATATGAACAGCCGGGAGCGGGTTTGCGTCATCGGCAAGACCGTGGCTGACAATCTATTCCCTGACGGGAAAGCCGTGGGGCAGATCATGCGGATCAACAAGGCACCGTTCATCGTCATCGGGGTGCTGGCTACCAAGGGACAGTCTTCCATGGGCCAGGACCAGGACGATGTGGTGTTCGTACCGCTGACCACGGCCATGCAGAGACTGATGGGCCTGACTTACATCCGGAACATCACCATCCAGTGTGAAAATGAAAATACGGTCTCCCAGGTCCAGTCTGACGTGGTCACCCTGCTGCGGACCCGGCACAAGATCCGGACCGGCGAGGACGACGACTTTACGGTCCGTGACTTGACGGAAATCATCAAGACGGCCCAGGAGACCACCGGGTCCATCACCCTGCTGCTGGCCATTATCGCCGGCATCAGTCTGCTGGTGGGCGGCATCGGCATTATGAACATCATGCTGGTATCCGTCACAGAGAGGACAAGGGAAATCGGCATCCGGAAAGCCCTGGGGGCTACCTACCATGACATATTGCTCCAGTTCCTGGTGGAATCCATGGTCATCGGGGTCACCGGGGGTACCACAGGCATGATCCTGGGGACCGTGATCTCGGTCATCGCAGCCAAGATCATCGGCTGGCCTGTGGTGATTTCCATTGCGGCCACTATCATCTCCGTCCTGTTCTCCGTGGGCATCGGCCTGTTCTTCGGATTGTATCCGGCCAAGAAGGCTGCTCTTCTGGACCCCATCGATGCGCTGCGGTATGAATGA
- a CDS encoding glutamate-5-semialdehyde dehydrogenase, with the protein MAEYEVGMVRQQGEAAKAASRTLGILNTKIKNDILESMADGLLEGEETILAANAVDMENGKKSGLRASLLDRLLLTHDRLVQMAMGIRQVADLPDPVGRILSGANLPNGLTITKVSVPLGVIGIIYEARPNVTADAIALCVKSGNAVILKGGREALHSNKAVSDVLIAAGEKAGLPKGSIQFVNVPDRAAVDELIHLEGLVDVVIPRGGAGLIKNVVHNASVPVIETGAGVCHTYVDACANVPMAVEIAMNAKVNRPSTCNAMETLLVHRDIADVFLPAMLEAYKKAHVTILGDERTQRYSEDVQPATEEDWATEYGDLRLSVKVVDSLEEAVEHIRRYGTGHSEAIVTDNYANARKFQQLVDAAAVYVNASTRFTDGFEFGFGAEIGISTQKLHARGPMGLPELTTTKYLVNGNGQVRK; encoded by the coding sequence ATGGCGGAATATGAAGTGGGTATGGTCCGGCAGCAGGGAGAAGCGGCGAAGGCAGCTTCCCGGACACTGGGCATTTTGAATACGAAAATCAAGAACGATATCCTGGAAAGCATGGCCGACGGTCTGCTGGAAGGAGAAGAAACCATCCTGGCAGCCAATGCTGTGGATATGGAAAACGGAAAAAAGAGCGGTCTCCGGGCTTCTCTGCTGGATCGGCTGCTTTTGACCCATGACCGGCTGGTGCAGATGGCCATGGGCATCCGCCAGGTAGCGGATCTGCCGGATCCGGTGGGACGCATCCTCAGCGGAGCCAATCTGCCCAATGGGCTTACCATCACCAAGGTATCCGTACCCCTGGGAGTCATCGGCATCATCTATGAAGCCCGGCCCAATGTGACGGCAGATGCCATCGCCCTGTGCGTGAAGAGTGGCAATGCCGTGATCCTGAAGGGGGGACGGGAAGCTCTCCATTCCAACAAGGCGGTCAGCGATGTGCTGATTGCTGCCGGGGAAAAAGCGGGCCTGCCCAAAGGCTCCATCCAGTTTGTGAATGTACCCGACCGGGCAGCGGTGGATGAACTGATCCACCTGGAAGGCCTGGTGGATGTGGTGATTCCCCGGGGCGGTGCCGGCCTGATCAAGAACGTGGTGCACAATGCTTCCGTGCCGGTGATCGAAACCGGGGCCGGGGTGTGCCACACCTATGTGGATGCCTGTGCCAATGTGCCCATGGCGGTGGAAATCGCCATGAACGCCAAGGTGAACCGGCCATCCACCTGCAATGCCATGGAAACCCTGCTGGTGCACAGGGATATCGCCGATGTGTTCCTGCCGGCCATGCTGGAGGCCTATAAAAAGGCCCATGTGACCATCCTGGGGGATGAACGGACCCAGCGCTACAGTGAGGATGTCCAGCCGGCCACGGAAGAGGACTGGGCTACGGAATATGGGGATCTGCGGCTTTCTGTGAAAGTGGTGGACAGCCTGGAGGAAGCCGTGGAACACATCCGCCGCTATGGTACCGGCCATTCGGAAGCCATTGTGACGGATAACTACGCAAATGCAAGGAAGTTCCAGCAGCTGGTGGATGCAGCAGCGGTGTATGTGAATGCGTCCACCCGGTTCACCGACGGGTTTGAATTCGGCTTCGGGGCCGAAATCGGCATCAGCACCCAGAAGCTCCACGCCAGAGGTCCCATGGGTCTGCCGGAACTGACCACCACCAAATATCTGGTGAACGGCAACGGCCAGGTCAGGAAATGA
- the obgE gene encoding GTPase ObgE produces the protein MLFTDKARIYVEAGSGGDGASSFRREKYVACGGPDGGNGGRGGSVVLVAHKDLNTLVDFRYKRKFVAEKGGNGAAKNCTGHKAPDVEVKVPLGTVVYDDATGVALADLCHDGDKFVAARGGRGGKGNACYVTSTKQGVTFAEKGEPGTKGWLRLELKMLADVGMVGYPSVGKSSIVARVSAARPAIAAYHFTTLSPVLGVVRLDAEHSFVLADLPGLIDGASKGVGLGHDFLRHIERTRVILHIVDVSGCEGRDPVEDFKKINEELVLYSEKLAKRPMLVVANKMDLPDAEANYQKLADYVTSQGYPIMKASAATGQGLKEIMWKAYEMLQKAPKEEEIIDIGHVKEADPDSFTITRDTEDADFEVKGKNIERLVAMTNFDNDEALYRFQLIWRRLGIEQALKDKGIEEGQSVKIGDMIFDYKEHY, from the coding sequence ATGCTGTTTACAGATAAAGCGAGAATCTATGTGGAAGCCGGTTCTGGGGGCGACGGAGCCTCCAGCTTCCGGAGAGAGAAATATGTGGCCTGTGGCGGCCCGGATGGAGGCAACGGAGGCCGGGGCGGCTCAGTGGTGCTGGTGGCCCACAAGGATCTGAATACCCTGGTGGATTTTCGGTACAAGCGGAAATTCGTGGCGGAAAAGGGAGGCAACGGTGCTGCCAAAAACTGCACCGGTCATAAGGCTCCTGATGTGGAGGTGAAAGTGCCACTGGGCACTGTGGTATACGATGATGCCACAGGTGTGGCCCTGGCAGACCTGTGCCATGACGGGGACAAATTCGTGGCAGCCCGGGGCGGCCGGGGCGGCAAGGGGAATGCCTGCTACGTGACCAGTACCAAGCAGGGAGTCACCTTTGCGGAAAAAGGCGAACCGGGCACCAAAGGCTGGCTGCGGCTGGAATTGAAAATGCTGGCCGATGTGGGCATGGTGGGGTATCCCAGTGTGGGGAAATCCAGCATTGTAGCCCGGGTATCGGCTGCCCGTCCGGCCATTGCGGCCTATCATTTCACCACTTTGAGCCCTGTACTGGGCGTGGTGCGGCTGGATGCCGAGCACAGTTTTGTGCTGGCCGACCTGCCCGGTCTGATTGACGGGGCTTCCAAAGGTGTGGGCCTGGGACATGATTTCCTGCGGCACATCGAACGCACCCGGGTCATCCTCCACATTGTGGATGTCAGCGGCTGCGAAGGACGGGATCCGGTGGAGGATTTCAAGAAGATCAACGAGGAACTGGTGCTGTACAGCGAAAAGCTGGCCAAACGGCCCATGCTGGTGGTGGCCAATAAAATGGATTTGCCGGATGCCGAAGCCAACTATCAGAAACTGGCTGACTATGTGACCAGTCAGGGCTATCCCATCATGAAGGCGTCTGCAGCAACGGGACAGGGGCTGAAGGAAATCATGTGGAAGGCCTACGAAATGCTGCAGAAGGCTCCCAAGGAGGAAGAAATCATCGACATCGGCCATGTGAAGGAGGCCGATCCGGATTCCTTCACCATCACCCGGGATACGGAAGATGCGGATTTCGAGGTGAAGGGGAAGAACATCGAGCGGCTGGTGGCTATGACCAATTTCGACAACGATGAGGCTCTGTACCGTTTCCAGCTGATCTGGCGGCGGCTGGGCATCGAACAGGCGTTGAAGGACAAGGGCATTGAAGAAGGACAGTCCGTGAAAATCGGGGATATGATCTTCGATTACAAGGAACACTATTGA
- a CDS encoding ISL3 family transposase, whose product MSFFHFIEKSFHWEEGSIKEFEKLGSSLLLYVEFTSTASRCPYCHHKILHIKDYRDQKVLLGHWNTHPVSAIVHKRRFFCPCCHKTFYEKIPGVEHYQRRSNDVKNSIIQACSELASFKAIARSHGVSVSTVIRYFDGLTFKRPLHLPEVLSLDEFRGNAHGQRYQVAVNDPQRHETLDILPKRTALELIRYFSQFSRAERLKVKFVVMDLSSLFRKVIRAMFPGATIIGDRFHIQRLVIWALERVRKNVQKLFDEKRIYFKRNKHILNKRGDRLTEEELASLREILKQSSELQRAYALKEAFFKVFSMKERSAVASFLSRWLSLVEESGVEEFKSVIKTFTDWKTEILEGLSQAYSNGFTEGMNNKIKVLKRVAFGFRNFERFRSRILLLSMVKLK is encoded by the coding sequence ATGTCTTTCTTTCATTTTATCGAAAAAAGCTTCCATTGGGAAGAGGGTTCCATAAAAGAATTTGAAAAATTGGGATCCAGCCTCCTCCTTTACGTGGAATTCACTTCTACAGCTTCTCGTTGCCCCTACTGTCATCATAAAATTCTTCATATTAAGGACTATCGGGACCAAAAAGTCCTCTTAGGGCACTGGAACACCCATCCTGTTTCTGCTATTGTTCATAAAAGAAGATTTTTTTGCCCTTGCTGCCATAAGACATTTTATGAAAAAATTCCTGGCGTCGAGCATTACCAGCGGCGTTCTAACGATGTAAAGAACAGCATCATCCAAGCCTGTTCTGAACTGGCGAGCTTTAAAGCTATTGCCAGAAGCCATGGTGTCTCTGTTTCCACCGTAATCCGGTATTTTGATGGACTTACTTTTAAAAGGCCTCTCCATCTGCCTGAAGTTCTTTCTTTAGACGAATTTCGTGGGAACGCTCATGGGCAAAGATACCAGGTCGCTGTGAATGACCCTCAGCGTCATGAAACTCTCGATATTTTGCCAAAGAGGACAGCGCTGGAATTGATTCGTTATTTTAGCCAATTTTCAAGAGCAGAGCGATTGAAAGTAAAATTTGTCGTAATGGACCTTTCGTCACTTTTCCGCAAGGTCATCAGAGCGATGTTTCCTGGTGCAACAATTATTGGTGACCGATTCCACATACAGAGACTGGTCATTTGGGCGCTTGAACGGGTTAGGAAAAATGTACAAAAGTTATTCGACGAAAAAAGAATTTATTTCAAGAGAAACAAACATATCTTGAACAAGAGGGGTGATCGTCTGACAGAAGAAGAACTGGCCAGCCTTCGGGAAATCTTGAAGCAGTCTTCAGAATTACAGAGAGCCTATGCCTTAAAAGAGGCATTCTTTAAGGTGTTTTCTATGAAAGAACGGTCTGCTGTTGCTTCATTCTTATCTCGTTGGTTATCATTAGTCGAAGAAAGTGGGGTTGAAGAATTCAAGAGTGTTATAAAGACGTTCACTGATTGGAAGACAGAGATTTTGGAAGGATTGAGTCAAGCGTATTCGAATGGTTTTACGGAAGGAATGAACAATAAGATTAAGGTGTTAAAGAGAGTAGCATTTGGTTTTCGCAACTTTGAACGATTCCGTTCTCGGATTTTACTGCTTTCGATGGTGAAATTAAAATAA
- a CDS encoding TPM domain-containing protein — protein MKRLLLLLMVFCQLLAAPLKVGAEAKVPPRPATSIYVQDQAGVLSRNTRAAINAYSTALQKKTKAQIVVLTVPSLQGQSLEDYSLTVLRSWGIGDREKNNGVLLLVAVQDRKSRIEVGYGLEGALPDGLTGRIQDQYMLPYFRSNDYDKGILNGYSALLQTVLKEYNLTIKDLDVQGAQPAKTDPGGEISPLTLGIGLVGFLILFLLDRIFLGGALFRFLLYSFFFRGGGRGGGGFGGGSFGGGSGGGGGSSRSW, from the coding sequence ATGAAACGATTGCTGCTGCTCCTGATGGTCTTCTGCCAGCTGCTGGCTGCTCCCCTGAAGGTCGGCGCTGAGGCAAAGGTGCCTCCCAGACCTGCCACCAGCATCTATGTGCAGGACCAGGCCGGGGTCCTTTCCCGCAATACCAGGGCAGCCATCAATGCTTACAGTACGGCACTGCAGAAGAAGACCAAAGCCCAGATCGTGGTGCTCACGGTACCCAGCCTCCAGGGACAGTCCCTGGAGGACTATTCCCTGACCGTGCTGCGGTCGTGGGGCATCGGGGATCGGGAAAAGAACAACGGAGTCCTGCTGCTGGTGGCAGTGCAGGACCGGAAAAGCCGGATCGAAGTGGGATATGGGCTGGAAGGAGCCCTGCCCGACGGGCTCACCGGACGGATCCAGGATCAGTACATGCTGCCTTATTTCCGCAGCAACGACTACGACAAGGGGATCCTGAACGGCTATTCGGCCCTGCTCCAGACCGTGCTGAAGGAGTACAACCTGACAATAAAGGATCTGGATGTGCAGGGCGCCCAGCCGGCGAAGACGGATCCGGGAGGGGAGATTTCTCCTCTGACCCTGGGCATCGGCCTGGTGGGCTTCCTGATCCTGTTTTTATTGGACCGGATCTTCCTGGGCGGAGCCCTGTTCCGGTTCCTGCTCTACAGCTTCTTCTTCCGTGGCGGCGGCCGCGGAGGTGGCGGTTTCGGCGGCGGCAGCTTCGGCGGCGGGTCCGGCGGAGGCGGCGGTTCCAGTCGGAGCTGGTAA
- the proB gene encoding glutamate 5-kinase, which translates to MERKKIAEAKRIVVKVGTSTITYPNGKINYEKIEKMARILTDFQNQGREMILVSSGAGAAGVGRMGLEAKPKTIPGKQACAAVGQGILMHIYERIFGEYGQVVAQVLLTKNDMVNRHSYANARNALQEMISWGVIPIINENDVVAIDEFKIGDNDNLSALVASLADADLDILLSDIDGLYTANPKTHPDAKLVSVVEEVTPEIEATAGGAGSRNATGGMLTKLQAAKNAMSAGIALIIANGEHLEILRNILRGEPVGTLFVPKESHLRFRNQWLAFGSRISGKLIVDAGLAKALRQEGSCSILPVGIVGVEGEFDSGDTVSVVDQEGHELARGMTNYGSGDVALIKGCKTSQIEARIGYKHYDEVIHRDNLVVL; encoded by the coding sequence ATGGAACGCAAAAAGATTGCAGAAGCCAAACGGATCGTGGTCAAGGTAGGGACCAGTACCATTACCTATCCCAATGGGAAGATCAACTATGAAAAGATCGAAAAGATGGCCCGGATCCTGACGGATTTCCAGAATCAGGGCAGGGAAATGATCCTGGTGTCTTCCGGCGCCGGGGCGGCCGGTGTGGGGCGGATGGGCCTGGAGGCCAAACCGAAGACCATTCCGGGCAAACAGGCCTGTGCCGCTGTGGGGCAGGGCATCCTGATGCACATCTATGAACGGATCTTTGGGGAATACGGCCAGGTGGTGGCCCAGGTGCTGCTGACCAAGAACGATATGGTGAACCGGCACAGCTATGCCAACGCCCGGAACGCTCTCCAGGAAATGATTTCCTGGGGGGTCATTCCCATCATCAACGAGAACGACGTGGTGGCCATTGACGAATTCAAGATCGGCGACAACGATAACCTGTCGGCGCTGGTGGCCAGCCTGGCCGATGCGGACCTGGATATCCTGCTGTCCGATATCGACGGGCTGTATACGGCCAACCCCAAGACCCATCCCGATGCCAAACTGGTGTCCGTAGTGGAGGAAGTGACGCCGGAAATCGAAGCCACTGCCGGGGGCGCCGGAAGCAGGAACGCCACCGGCGGCATGCTGACCAAGCTCCAGGCGGCCAAGAACGCCATGAGCGCCGGCATTGCCCTGATCATCGCCAATGGGGAGCATCTGGAGATTTTGCGGAACATCCTGCGGGGTGAACCGGTGGGGACCCTGTTCGTACCGAAAGAAAGCCATCTCCGGTTCCGGAACCAGTGGCTGGCTTTCGGGTCCAGGATCAGCGGCAAACTGATCGTGGATGCCGGCCTGGCCAAGGCCCTGCGCCAGGAGGGCAGCTGCAGTATCCTGCCCGTGGGCATCGTGGGCGTGGAAGGAGAATTCGACAGCGGCGATACGGTCAGTGTGGTGGACCAGGAAGGCCATGAACTGGCCCGGGGCATGACCAACTACGGATCTGGAGACGTGGCCCTGATCAAGGGCTGCAAGACCAGTCAGATCGAAGCCAGGATCGGTTACAAGCATTATGACGAAGTGATCCATCGGGACAACCTGGTGGTCCTGTAA
- the hydG gene encoding [FeFe] hydrogenase H-cluster radical SAM maturase HydG: MTIPYNPASPKADEFINHQEILDTLTFADEKSKDMAYCQSLLEKARTLKGLSHREASVLLACEDPAILEGIYDLAKEIKDKIYGQRIVLFAPLYLSNYCVNGCVYCPYHQKNKHIARKKLTQEEIKKEVIALQDMGHKRLALEAGEDPVNNPIEYILECIHTIYSIKHKNGAIRRVNVNIAATTVENYRKLKEAGIGTYILFQETYHRENYEKLHPNGPKHDYAYHTEAMDRAMEGGIDDVGVGVLFGLNMYRYDFAGLLMHKEHLEAVFGVGPHTISVPRIRPADDISVKSFPNAISDDMFKKIVAILRITVPYTGIIISTRESAATRKAVLDVGVSQISGASRTSVGGYAEEEEEDSAQFEVNDNRTLDQVINWLLTDGYIPSFCTACYRAGRTGDRFMSLAKTGEISNCCQPNALLTLREYLDDYASEDTKKKGMEAIKRELNHIKSPVVRATCEGYLEKIDQGERDFRF; this comes from the coding sequence ATGACCATACCGTACAATCCGGCATCACCGAAAGCGGACGAATTCATCAACCATCAGGAAATCCTGGACACCCTGACTTTTGCTGATGAAAAGAGCAAAGACATGGCCTACTGCCAGAGCCTGCTGGAAAAAGCCCGCACCCTGAAGGGTCTGAGCCACCGGGAAGCCTCCGTGCTCCTGGCCTGCGAAGATCCCGCCATCCTGGAAGGCATCTACGACCTGGCCAAAGAAATCAAGGACAAAATCTACGGCCAGCGCATCGTCCTGTTTGCCCCTCTGTACCTGTCCAACTACTGCGTCAACGGCTGTGTGTACTGTCCCTACCACCAGAAGAACAAACACATTGCTCGGAAAAAGCTGACCCAGGAAGAAATCAAGAAGGAAGTCATTGCCCTGCAGGATATGGGCCACAAACGACTGGCCCTGGAAGCCGGTGAAGACCCGGTGAACAACCCCATCGAGTACATCCTGGAATGCATCCACACCATCTATAGCATCAAACACAAAAACGGTGCCATCCGCCGGGTAAACGTGAACATCGCCGCCACCACTGTGGAAAACTACCGGAAGCTGAAGGAAGCCGGCATCGGCACCTACATCCTTTTCCAGGAAACCTACCACAGGGAAAACTATGAAAAGCTCCATCCCAATGGTCCGAAACATGACTATGCCTACCATACGGAAGCCATGGACCGGGCCATGGAAGGCGGCATCGATGACGTGGGCGTAGGGGTACTGTTCGGACTGAACATGTACCGGTACGACTTTGCCGGCCTGCTGATGCACAAGGAACACCTGGAAGCCGTATTCGGCGTAGGCCCCCACACCATCAGCGTACCCCGGATCCGCCCTGCCGATGACATTTCCGTCAAGTCCTTCCCCAACGCCATCAGTGATGACATGTTCAAGAAGATCGTGGCCATCCTGCGGATCACCGTGCCCTACACCGGGATCATCATTTCCACCCGGGAAAGCGCTGCCACCCGGAAAGCCGTGCTGGACGTGGGCGTTTCCCAGATCAGTGGGGCTTCCCGTACCAGTGTGGGCGGCTATGCAGAAGAGGAAGAGGAAGATTCTGCCCAGTTCGAAGTCAACGACAACCGGACCCTGGATCAGGTGATCAACTGGCTGCTCACCGACGGGTACATCCCCAGCTTCTGCACCGCCTGCTACCGGGCAGGCCGTACCGGGGACCGGTTCATGAGCCTGGCCAAGACCGGAGAAATCTCCAACTGCTGCCAGCCCAATGCGCTCCTGACCCTGCGGGAATACCTGGATGACTATGCCAGCGAAGATACAAAGAAAAAAGGCATGGAAGCCATCAAACGGGAACTGAATCACATCAAGAGCCCGGTGGTCCGTGCCACCTGCGAAGGCTACCTGGAAAAGATCGATCAGGGGGAACGGGATTTCCGTTTCTGA
- a CDS encoding ABC transporter ATP-binding protein, translated as MNVIELKDIVKSYQMGDTVVYALNHVTVNFEKGKFTSIVGPSGSGKSTMMNILGCLDRPTSGEYILEGKNIANYTDDELAHTRNQKIGFVFQSFNLLNRLTAVENVALPLIYAGVSLEERTRRAEKALTDVGLGSRMYHKPNEMSGGQRQRVAIARALINNPAIIMADEPTGNLDTKSTLEIIDIFEKLNHEGKTVIMVTHEPELAAMTQRILVMRDGRLTEEKEGGGQIVV; from the coding sequence ATGAATGTCATTGAACTGAAAGACATCGTAAAAAGTTACCAGATGGGGGATACCGTTGTCTATGCCCTGAACCATGTGACCGTGAACTTCGAAAAAGGCAAGTTCACATCCATTGTGGGGCCTTCCGGCAGCGGGAAATCCACCATGATGAACATCCTGGGCTGTCTGGATCGGCCTACTTCCGGAGAATACATCCTGGAGGGAAAGAATATCGCCAACTATACGGATGATGAACTGGCCCATACCCGGAATCAGAAAATCGGGTTCGTCTTCCAGAGCTTCAACCTGCTGAACCGGCTGACGGCTGTGGAAAATGTGGCCCTGCCCCTGATCTATGCCGGGGTCAGTCTGGAAGAACGGACCCGGCGGGCGGAAAAGGCGCTGACGGATGTAGGGCTGGGTAGCCGGATGTACCACAAACCCAACGAGATGTCCGGCGGCCAGCGGCAGCGGGTGGCCATTGCCCGGGCCCTGATCAACAATCCGGCCATCATTATGGCCGATGAACCCACCGGGAACCTGGATACCAAATCCACCCTGGAAATCATCGACATCTTCGAAAAGCTGAATCATGAGGGCAAGACCGTAATCATGGTCACCCATGAACCGGAACTGGCGGCCATGACCCAGCGGATCCTGGTCATGCGGGACGGCAGGCTGACCGAAGAGAAAGAGGGAGGAGGCCAGATCGTTGTTTAG
- a CDS encoding efflux RND transporter periplasmic adaptor subunit: MNIIRKHKILLILLAILIAGGAGGYKYYQVKKTQEAVAATRTDAVQRGNLRKTISATGALKALDNVDINSKITGRIVAVYVKENQHVTAGQALVKLDDTSLKATQEMKRATLADKKATYDRDTALLDQGAIAQSVFDTAEAEYRVAQAEYDQATSNVNDTVISTPIDGYVIGKPTPVGQTVSSGISTPQVLMSVANLDKMQIYLMVDESDIGQIKQGQNVEFTVDAYPNETFKGTVTLIGRSATTTNNVNYYTVYVDVENSEGKLLPTMTARANVIVDEMDNVLTVANKCLHTEDGQQYVLVYNKKDNTSRKVPVKVLLAGTDRTAVEADLQEGEELVVKTTKATSTSNNRRMGPPM, translated from the coding sequence GTGAACATCATTCGCAAACATAAGATTCTGCTGATTCTCCTGGCCATACTGATTGCCGGGGGAGCCGGCGGCTACAAGTATTACCAGGTGAAGAAAACCCAGGAGGCCGTGGCGGCTACCCGGACGGATGCTGTCCAGCGGGGAAATCTGCGCAAGACCATTTCCGCCACCGGGGCCCTGAAGGCCCTGGACAACGTGGATATCAACTCCAAGATCACCGGCCGTATCGTGGCCGTGTACGTGAAGGAAAATCAGCACGTGACGGCAGGCCAGGCCCTGGTGAAACTGGATGATACATCTCTGAAGGCCACTCAGGAAATGAAACGGGCCACCCTGGCAGATAAAAAGGCGACGTATGACCGGGATACGGCCCTGCTGGATCAGGGGGCCATTGCCCAGAGTGTGTTCGATACGGCAGAGGCGGAATATCGGGTGGCCCAGGCAGAATATGACCAGGCCACTTCCAACGTGAACGATACGGTGATCAGTACGCCCATCGACGGCTATGTGATCGGCAAACCCACTCCGGTGGGGCAGACCGTATCCTCCGGTATTTCCACGCCGCAGGTACTCATGAGTGTGGCCAACCTGGACAAGATGCAGATCTATCTGATGGTGGATGAATCCGATATCGGCCAGATCAAACAGGGACAGAATGTGGAATTTACGGTGGATGCCTATCCCAATGAGACCTTCAAAGGGACCGTGACCCTGATCGGGCGCAGCGCCACCACGACCAATAACGTGAATTACTATACCGTATATGTGGATGTGGAAAACAGCGAGGGGAAGCTGCTTCCTACCATGACAGCCCGGGCCAATGTGATTGTGGACGAAATGGACAATGTGCTGACTGTGGCCAACAAATGCCTCCACACGGAGGATGGACAGCAGTATGTGCTGGTCTATAACAAGAAGGACAATACCAGCCGGAAAGTACCGGTGAAGGTGCTTTTGGCCGGGACGGACCGGACGGCAGTGGAAGCTGACCTGCAGGAGGGCGAGGAACTGGTGGTCAAGACCACCAAGGCCACCAGCACCAGCAACAACAGACGGATGGGCCCCCCCATGTAA